A genomic segment from Spinacia oleracea cultivar Varoflay chromosome 3, BTI_SOV_V1, whole genome shotgun sequence encodes:
- the LOC110775139 gene encoding U11/U12 small nuclear ribonucleoprotein 35 kDa protein — protein sequence MSGTNRSSNSVNAVFYAQAYHPIQAGSIDGTDILPHDNAVYRALLCSSAGLYDPFGDPKVVGDPYCTLFVGHLSRSTTEDTLCKAMSRYGKVKNLRIVRDIVTGASRGYAFIEYEREKEMRHAYEDAHHSFIDDSEIIVDYNRQQLMPGWIPRRLGGGLGGKKESGQLRFGGRERPFRAPLRPIPHDDLKRLGIPPPPEGRFMTRFQVPSPPRRKRNSEERETSPFRRKRNYYEEKETSPPQRKRYSEDQETSSSRRERNSKDWETSLSLSSSSRRERNSEDREESSPRRKRSSQDRESRRDKHSHKHQKHRRHSNHHEKRSRSREY from the exons ATGAGCGGAACAAACAGAAGCAGTAACAGCGTGAATGCGGTGTTTTACGCACAAGCATATCATCCCATTCAAGCCGGCAGCATCGATGGCACTGACATTCTTCCTCACGACAACGCTGTTTACAGAGCTCTTCTCTGCTCCTCCGCTGGCCTCT ATGACCCATTTGGTGATCCAAAAGTTGTAGGAGACCCTTATTGCACTTTGTTTGTAGGTCATCTCTCTCGCTCCACCACTGAAGACACCCTTTGCAAG GCTATGAGCAGGTATGGTAAGGTGAAGAATCTTCGAATAGTGAGAGACATAG TTACCGGTGCATCTCGGGGTTATGCTTTTATTGAATatgaaagagagaaagaaatgagGCATGCATATGAG GATGCACACCATTCTTTTATTGATGATTCTGAAATCATTGTTGATTACAACAGACAACAACTAATGCCTGGATGGATCCCAAGAAGGTTAG GAGGCGGCCTTGGTGGTAAGAAAGAATCTGGACAACTTCGTTTTGGAGGACGAGAAAGACCATTCCGTGCTCCACT GCGACCTATCCCCCATGATGATTTAAAAAGGCTTGGCATTCCCCCTCCACCGGAGGGGAGATTTATGACACGTTTCCAG GTACCATCACCACCTCGGAGGAAAAGAAATtcggaagagagagaaacatcgccatttaggaggaaaaggaacTACTACGAAGAGAAGGAAACATCGCCTCCCCAAAGGAAACGGTATTCTGAAGATCAGGAAACATCATCATCGAGGAGGGAAAGGAACTCCAAAGATTGGGAaacatcattatcattatcatcatcatcgaGGAGGGAAAGGAATTCTGAAGACAGAGAAGAATCTTCACCTAGGAGGAAAAGAAGCTCCCAAGACAGGGAAAGCAGAAGAGATAAGCACTCACACAAGCACCAGAAGCATAGAAGACACTCCAATCATCATGAAAAGAGATCAAGGAGTAGAGAATACTGA
- the LOC110775141 gene encoding uncharacterized protein: MASSSKFSKNDLVSTSPPPPPPPPTPLQQHQQPPLKKPSDPINISKKRKLHTSTPSDNNNILSPSMEDLSLSKSSHLTHQEVLRRRLHRVRRLSTVYRDHYWALMEDLRVHYRDYYWKYGVSPCKEEDERESGGDREFAGFNVEGCGESNNNNNNSTITNNHGNCVVAGNGGGGGKLGLGFAGESVPEFKSSGNNRCAYVTCRLKAMALTSFCYLHILSDPQQNLYKACNYIIKIAQQGPILCGRPILKATVPSLCNIHFPKAQKDVKHALKKGGLNVSSSSKLADKFHVIVAEYVQLIQSKRRAAQKRNVKTVVVKEESMC, from the exons ATGGCTTCATCTTCCAAATTCTCCAAAAATGATCTTGTCTCTACttcaccaccaccgccaccaccacctccaactCCTCTACAGCAACACCAACAACCACCTCTCAAAAAACCAAGCGACCCCATTAACATCAGCAAGAAACGAAAGCTTCACACTTCAACTCCCTCTGACAACAACAACATTCTCTCTCCTTCCATGGAAGACCTCTCTCTCTCAAAGTCCTCACACCTCACTCATCAAGAGGTCCTCCGCCGCCGTCTCCACCGTGTTCGGAGGCTCTCCACTGTTTACAGAGACCATTACTGGGCTTTGATGGAGGATCTTAGGGTTCATTATCGGGATTACTACTGGAAGTACGGTGTTAGCCCTTGCAAGGAggaggatgagagagaaagtggcgGTGATCGAGAATTCGCCGGATTCAATGTTGAAGGATGTGGAGAAtccaataacaataacaacaatagcACCATTACTAATAATCATGGAAATTGCGTTGTTGCGGGaaatggtggtggtggcggaaaattagggttagggtttgcaGGTGAGAGTGTGCCGGAATTCAAATCCTCTGGGAATAATCGGTGTGCTTATGTAACGTGTAGGTTGAAGGCTATGGCGTTAACTAGCTTttgctatttgcacattttgtCTGATCCTCAGCAGAACCTGTACAAGGCTTGCAACTATATTATCAAGAT TGCACAACAGGGACCGATACTTTGCGGGAGGCCAATACTAAAAGCAACGGTTCCATCACTGTGCAACATTCACTTTCCGAAGGCTCAGAAAGATGTTAAACATGCGTTGAAGAAAGGAGGTCTAAATGTGTCATCATCTAGTAAACTTGCTGACAAGTTCCATGTTATTGTAGCAGagtatgttcaacttatacagtCCAAGAGAAGGGCAGCTCAGAAGCGTAATGTCAAGACTGTTGTTGTCAAAGAAGAATCAATGTGCTGA